The genome window TATCCGTCTACACTAAGAGTATTTTTCTCTCAACAAAGGAACATTTAAAAATCGTAAAAGCTCTTCCTTTCAAAGCACAACCAGATAACAAGCACCCAAAACTCAAATTTCTTCATCCCTGTAACTATGACTCTCTAATAACAGATCCACAAACATTTGGAAACATAAAGAGCACTTCCGTTCATCTAAAATTTTCAACCAGAGTCGGTGCTTACACAATAACTAATGATTTCGTCAACATAACATCATTAACCACCGTCACCAGACCCACATTTCCTGCCAAGAATTATGACTTGCAGCTTGTCATAGCCAACAAGCACACTGGCACCTGCAACAGCACGCAATATGTTTGCTCCAACACCCTTAAACATGCATTCtcgttttttttataatttgctTAAATGCATCCAAAGAGCTGTTGTATTTAACTGCTTCTGCTGAGTTCATCATCATCCTTCTGCGCACTGTGTCAATGGGGTAAGAAGCTAATCTAACACCAATTGTAATTCTCCATCccaacaagaaaacaagaagcTAGCAAAGAAACTATCCTACAACCACTAGTTAGAACCACATGTTCAGAGAATCGTACATTCCAAAGTAAAGCCGACGATACACGATAATTCCAACACAAACAAACCATTAAACTGCCTTTCAACCACCCTTCTTGGCAGCCTTGACATCATTTGCCAAACGTGTTCTTGCATAGTCCTGAGAATATACAAAAATAAGAGATGAAGCACCAGCTGCTCCACCTGATACCAGGTTCCCAGCGAACCACTTCCAGTAGCCatctttatccttcttgaagtgaTTTTACACTACCTAGAACAAAAACAGTACATGTGTCCAAACAACAAATGCTAATTCCAAACTAAAATCCATAAATCACCATTCCAAgaaaataacttttattttaatattcaaaaTCATGAAATTCTCTTTAAGCCAAACAATTGCAGAGAACTCCAGGTCCTCCATAATTCGGGGCGATTTGAACACATTTCCTACACAGGTTTTACTATGAAgtacctaaaatgctccattgaGCTGTCAATCATTAATCTTGTTTaagttttttctttaatttgcttTGGCATTTTTGTTTCCAAGCACTGACCTCGTATTCAACGGtgcaataataaaaaatatgcaATTTTCACAgagcaatataaataattttttaaaattatgcaTACGAACACAAAGGGGTTCACCTGCATAGAAGAGACCACCGAAACAGTGGcaatatgaaaagaaaatttacaaaacgaaaacataatactaagaATAATTGATAAGGAACAAAAACCAAAGTTGAAAAGAACCGAGCTATAGTTAAAAGATAAAATGCGCGCATGCATCAATGAGAGGGTTCTCGGATATACTATTTTTATATTGAACACtgtattattactattttttaaactgaacaTGACTCTTTCTAGAACTAAACACAagtactatcattatttcttaaattgaacatatatgaaacaaaaacacaatttcagGGCACCTACATATACAACAATAACACCACATAAATTTTCATGCACACATCCCTGattttcattcacaaacaccAAAAAAAACATTGCGATTTTAAACCCCATGTCCAATTACTAAGTTTCGAGTTTTGACACCCCCAGATTAAACCAGCGGTTCAAACATGATAGGGGTTTTGTACTAATATGACTAGGAATGTGTTGGGTTTATTATGCTAATTACTGCAAAACCCAATTCATGGAGCTTAAATTTTCCAACtaaaaaaaactgaatttgaccaaagaaaaaaaacaaaaactgaattTAATATTTGCTTAAGAGCTAAGTTTTTCGCATAGGACCACGTACTATTACGGTCTAgttgtattcctcttcatttgtgaGTGAGAAGTTTTAGATTTGATATTAtgtaaaggtgaatttgaaccatattattactaacATCTTGTGAGGTTGAACCCACCTCCTATCTTAATATAATAATATCGTTTttagatgaatttgaatcacattattgttaacttATTGTTAACTTATTGTGAGTCTAAACCTATCCCTTCATTTTAAtgtaaataaatataataataatatcgttcttttaaaaaaaataaaaaataaaaaattcgatGAGCCAATTGTTCGCCATACGTGGTGGCATGCCATAAGTCCAAAAATGTCACACGTGTGATTTGAGACAACGCCTCTCCTGCCGCCACGTACGCAGAACCCCCGTGGCCGGACCAACGGAGATTGTCGTCGAATCTCACGGCCGTTAATTTTAGCGGCTCGTATTAATTAGCGTATGGGGTTTATATCCCGCCTATTTAAACGCGGGAAAGAGAGCGACTGAGAGTGAGAGGAAATTAAGAAACGCTAAAAAAGAAACGGATGGTATTCTTTTGGTTCTTTGTTTGGGGATTGTGAAACGGCAGCATTTTTGCAATGGCGGAGCGTACGGACGGAGTGAAGGCGGCGGAGTCTTTGATGGACAGGATATCGGACAAGATCCACGGCCACGATTCGTCGTCGGCGGTGCCGTCGTCTGGGGCGGTGCACGACAAGGGCATTGGCGGTGGCCATTCAACGTCGTTGAAGTCCAAGGTTAACAGGCTCTTTGGGAGGGAGAAGCCCGTGCACCACGTCTTCGGTGGCGGAAAAGGTATCGTTTGGGAATCGAAACGTTTCTTTCTGATCTTTCTGCTAATGCATCTAGATCTGGTGAATGGAGCTTGTAGATTTGATTAATTGCTAATTaagattttgatttttaattgaaaCTGGACTTTTCCTTGGTAATGTTCTTAATTCGCTTCTGTTAATGCTCCGGGAGTGATTTTCTGtttgattattttattaaattatgattattgtgaataaattaaGTTGGGGTTACTTTGGTAATGGTGTTGATTcgtttttttaatctttttccaGTTTTGCTAATCCCACTAATTATTTTACTGAACCTTTCTAATCGTGTTTTGCGTCGGGTTAACTTTTCTGTATAATGGCATTTCGGTTACGTGGTTTGGATTTTATCGAAAATTTACAAGAAATGCAACTTATGTTTTTGGTTTGATGTAAAATTGATTGACATTCTTCTTCCAGTTTTGCTAATCCAACTAATTATTTTACTGAACCTTGTGTTGGGTTAACTATTTTGCAAGATGACATTTTGATTACGTGGTTTTTTTGTATTTCCGCGATCGAAAATGTGCAAGAAAtgaaagtttttttgtttgttatggtatgatgaaaaattgaatgatTATGTCACAGCGGCTGATGTTTTCCTGTGGAGGGACAAGAAGGCGTCGGCAGGTGTTCTTATCGCCTTAACGATCATATGGGTTTTCTTTGAATTGTTTGAATACCACCTGCTGACTCTGGTCTCCCACTTGTTGATTCTTGGGATTGCTTCGTTGTTCTTATGGTCCAACGCTTCAACCTTCATTAACAAGTAAGCATGTCTTcgattcttttgttttttgttttgtttgtgttcgGGTGTGATGATCTCGACTTTATATGTTTGGAATGATTCACTTAGCCACCAATTTGTTACATTCAGGTCTCCACCTCACATTCCACAAGTTCAAAT of Malus sylvestris chromosome 6, drMalSylv7.2, whole genome shotgun sequence contains these proteins:
- the LOC126625955 gene encoding reticulon-like protein B2 — encoded protein: MAERTDGVKAAESLMDRISDKIHGHDSSSAVPSSGAVHDKGIGGGHSTSLKSKVNRLFGREKPVHHVFGGGKAADVFLWRDKKASAGVLIALTIIWVFFELFEYHLLTLVSHLLILGIASLFLWSNASTFINKSPPHIPQVQIPEKLVLQIASVITLEINRAFVILREIASGKDLKQFLSVIAGLWVVSILGKWYNFLTLVYIAVVLLFTLPVFYEKYDDQVDAVAEKALIEIKKQYAVFDAKVMSKIPRGQLKDKKF